Part of the Companilactobacillus zhachilii genome is shown below.
GTGCTATTGAATTGCCTCTATTCCTATGGGCAGGTACATTGTCAGCACCTATGGTTACTGAAACAGCCAAGAAGCTTGGCGCATTCCCTAAGGGATTAGCTTCAGGAACATTAATTTCTCACTCAACTATGGAAGGTCCTGTTGAGAAGTTCTTGGCTTACTTAGTTGGTAATGCTTCAACTGGTCAAATTAAATTTGTTCTTTACGCTGCATTAGCACTTGTTGCATACCTATTGATCTTTATCTGGTACGCACAACAAATGAAGAAGAGAAACAAAGTTTATGCTGACGAAGCTGCTGCTAAAGCTGCTAAATAGTATATGAATTTAAAAAAATCCCGAATATTGTATTCGGGATTTTTTTATGCTTTATTTTGGATAATAATAAGCATTATATGGTTGAGTAGTATTTAAAACTTAAGTGGTATGTATTTTACAATCTCTTATTAAAAAATACCACTGAGTGAAAATAACCATGGAATACAGTCTGCACTTGGGTTTTCAAAATAAACCACCCTTTAAATATTAGTTCTTAGAACTTATTAAATTTTGAAAGCGTTGACATTAATCAAATACAGGCTTTATAATAAAACCATGGTTGTTATATCGATATGACAAGTTGGTGAAAGTATTGAAGAAACAGCCATTCTGGCAGTATGAGCAAATAAGTGAAGAATTAATTCGTGATATTGAGACCGGTCAATTATCAATTGGTTCTAAATTGCCATCGGAAAAAAAATTATGTGAACAATATGGAGTTAGTCGGATTACTATCCGAAAAGCGTTAGCGGAGCTTGATGAAAGTGGATACATCGAAAAGCGCCAGGGTCAAGGTAGTTTTGTTAAATCACAAGATCCTGATGATTTGGGTATCAGTTATGTTGATACACCTAGTGTGCAGTTAAAGCGTTATGGACATGATGTAAAAATACAATTAAAGACCTTTCAAATATTAGCTTTTGGTGAATGTCCTGAGATACGCAGCGTTATGAATTTAACTGATACAGATTATATTTACAAAATAGAGCAAATATATGTATCCGATAAACAACCATTAATTAAAAGATTGACGTATTTATCTTTTAAGGATTTTCCATTAATAATGGCTAACGAAATTGAGGATCGCGAATTGATGCCTATGCTAATTCATAAATATAAAATGAATCCAGATTCTTTACAACACGATATTGATACGAGTGTTGATGACAATCCGACCAAGTCATTCGTTATTCCTAATTATGCAAAGCGGAGAACCTATGTTGAAACAACCACTAAGGGTATCAATGACGATGGTTTGATTGATTATGTTAGTACTGCTATTGCTCCATCTGCATCAAAGATATTCTTTTTAGAAAATGAGGGGGAAAATGATATGTCAGATCCACATATTTTACTTACTAGAATTGATAATCGTTTAGTTCATGGGCAAGTTGGTGTTACATGGACTAAAACATTAGGTGCCAACCTAATTTTGGTTGCTAATGACGAGGCGGCAAATGATGTTTTACAACAAAAGCTGATGAAGAGTACTGCTGATTCTTCAGGGGCTCAGATTAGATTCTTTACTTTACAAAAGACAATTGACATAATCAGCAAAGCTGCAGATCGTCAAAAAATCTTCATTGTTGTTAAAACTCCAGCTGATGCAGCTACCTTGGTAGAAGGTGGTGTGCCAATTAAAGAAGTTAATGTTGGAAATATGCACTTTGCCCCTGGAAAAGAAGAAGTAACTAAGAAAGTTTATGTCGATGAACAAGATAAAAGTGATCTTATGAAGTTAGTTAATGCTGGGTTAGACGTCTATATTGAAGATGTCCCTGGTGATCATAAGACTCAAGTTAATTTTTAATAACCAATATTGTATAGAAATATTTACCTAATAAATCAAATATGTATTTAATTATGGGGGGGAAACAATATGTCTATTACGTTGGCTCAGGGTCTTGGCCTAGCAATATTTGCTATGATAGCCGGGCTAGATTCATGGCTTGAAGTATTTTATATTTTTAGACCAATTATTAGTTGTACCATTGCAGGATTAATATTAGGTGACCTACGTTTAGGTATTATAGCTGGTGGTTTAACAGAATTGGCATTCGCAGGATTGACGCCTGCTGGTGGAACACAGCCGCCTAATCCAGCTGTTTGTGGAATTATGACAGTTGTCATTGCACATACAACTAGTGTCGCTCCAGCAACTGCCATCGGTCTATCGTTACCTTTTGCTATGTTAATGCAATATTTACTACTCATGTTTTATTCGATTTTTTCAGTATTCATGCCAGTTATGGATAAAGCTGCTAAGGAAGCTAATACAAAGAAATTCGCGTCAATTCCATATTTGATTATGATAATTGTAAGTATCGCATTCTTTATTGTTATATTCTTGTCAGCATATGCAGCACAAGGTCCTATGGCCGCACTTGTTAAGGCAATGCCAGCATGGTTGATTCATGGATTTGAATTAGCCGGAGGAGCTCTTCCAGCCGTAGGTTTCGCTATGTTACTTAAAGTCTTACTACGTGTTGAATATGTTCCATATCTTCTCTTAGGATTCGTAGTC
Proteins encoded:
- the agaB gene encoding PTS galactosamine transporter subunit IIB, translating into MKVLKKQPFWQYEQISEELIRDIETGQLSIGSKLPSEKKLCEQYGVSRITIRKALAELDESGYIEKRQGQGSFVKSQDPDDLGISYVDTPSVQLKRYGHDVKIQLKTFQILAFGECPEIRSVMNLTDTDYIYKIEQIYVSDKQPLIKRLTYLSFKDFPLIMANEIEDRELMPMLIHKYKMNPDSLQHDIDTSVDDNPTKSFVIPNYAKRRTYVETTTKGINDDGLIDYVSTAIAPSASKIFFLENEGENDMSDPHILLTRIDNRLVHGQVGVTWTKTLGANLILVANDEAANDVLQQKLMKSTADSSGAQIRFFTLQKTIDIISKAADRQKIFIVVKTPADAATLVEGGVPIKEVNVGNMHFAPGKEEVTKKVYVDEQDKSDLMKLVNAGLDVYIEDVPGDHKTQVNF
- the agaC gene encoding PTS galactosamine transporter subunit IIC — encoded protein: MSITLAQGLGLAIFAMIAGLDSWLEVFYIFRPIISCTIAGLILGDLRLGIIAGGLTELAFAGLTPAGGTQPPNPAVCGIMTVVIAHTTSVAPATAIGLSLPFAMLMQYLLLMFYSIFSVFMPVMDKAAKEANTKKFASIPYLIMIIVSIAFFIVIFLSAYAAQGPMAALVKAMPAWLIHGFELAGGALPAVGFAMLLKVLLRVEYVPYLLLGFVVACFINFSNVLPAAIIGIVFAMIEFFRDKKNKKLQDQIDEMKESGVNGGGEEDGI